Proteins from a genomic interval of Phenylobacterium sp. LH3H17:
- a CDS encoding GFA family protein codes for MIRGSCLCGAVRFEIAGEPLSLSYCHCSRCRKSAGVFAAVLMVRARDFRLLSGAQDIRRYAPEPPFRHVRGFCGTCGSPIGEPSDQHETFPVAASALDDDPGLRPVIHLNVASKPAWYEITDGVKQIPGNYGVG; via the coding sequence ATGATCCGCGGAAGCTGCCTTTGCGGCGCGGTGCGCTTCGAGATCGCCGGCGAACCGCTGTCGTTGTCCTATTGCCACTGTTCGCGCTGCCGCAAGTCGGCCGGGGTCTTCGCCGCGGTGCTGATGGTCCGCGCCCGCGACTTCCGCCTGCTGTCCGGCGCCCAAGACATCCGCCGCTATGCCCCCGAGCCGCCGTTTCGCCACGTGCGCGGCTTCTGCGGAACCTGCGGCTCGCCCATCGGCGAGCCCTCCGACCAGCACGAGACCTTCCCGGTGGCGGCCTCGGCCCTGGACGACGATCCCGGCCTGCGCCCCGTGATCCACCTCAATGTCGCCTCCAAGCCGGCCTGGTACGAGATCACCGACGGGGTGAAGCAGATTCCGGGAAACTATGGGGTTGGCTGA
- a CDS encoding helix-turn-helix domain-containing protein — protein MPVSVRLKGLKPDLTALQADTALSARLRLRRRELGLLQVEAARLMGVNEWTYTNWEKAYYEPLDRFYPAIIGFLGYEPWPEPTTLGEALQAERRRRGLPVKRAAALVGVDEGTWSRWERGEWKPMTRARDVIDAFLQLSTKAVFPGEVR, from the coding sequence ATGCCCGTTTCGGTGCGCCTCAAGGGTTTGAAGCCCGACCTGACCGCCCTCCAGGCGGACACGGCGTTGTCAGCGAGGCTCCGGCTCAGACGGCGCGAGCTTGGTTTGTTGCAGGTGGAGGCGGCACGGCTCATGGGCGTCAACGAGTGGACCTACACGAATTGGGAGAAAGCCTACTACGAGCCGCTCGACCGCTTCTATCCGGCGATCATCGGCTTCCTTGGGTATGAGCCGTGGCCAGAGCCAACAACGTTAGGCGAGGCGCTACAAGCGGAGCGGCGGCGGCGGGGTCTTCCTGTGAAGCGAGCGGCCGCTCTTGTTGGCGTGGATGAGGGAACGTGGTCGCGGTGGGAGAGGGGCGAATGGAAACCGATGACGCGGGCGCGCGACGTGATCGATGCATTCCTTCAGCTCTCGACGAAGGCCGTGTTTCCAGGGGAGGTGCGATAG
- a CDS encoding prepilin-type N-terminal cleavage/methylation domain-containing protein: MNEAGYTLTETLAALAVIGLAMGGLSLGLQVIGRLQLQASQGVAKDHEIRASQNLVDDLLLAGAPFRSHEADRFVGTGDGFRFACGAPDPCEVSLRRDGSGEQLRIQSQSGDPMEIGIGAAGEARFVYQGSAGASDIWPPQAPERQSLKAISLIRTSSSGEAILLSARLWLEQPAPCAYDTVLRDCR, translated from the coding sequence ATGAACGAGGCCGGCTACACGCTCACCGAGACCCTCGCGGCGCTGGCCGTCATCGGCCTGGCGATGGGAGGGCTGAGCCTTGGCCTGCAGGTCATCGGACGCCTGCAGTTGCAGGCCAGCCAGGGTGTGGCGAAGGATCATGAAATCCGGGCCTCGCAGAATCTTGTGGACGATCTCCTGCTCGCCGGCGCGCCCTTTCGCTCGCACGAGGCCGACAGGTTTGTGGGGACGGGGGACGGCTTCCGGTTCGCGTGCGGGGCCCCCGATCCCTGCGAGGTGAGCCTGCGCCGGGACGGTTCGGGCGAGCAGCTTCGCATCCAGTCCCAGTCCGGCGATCCAATGGAAATCGGCATCGGCGCCGCCGGAGAGGCCCGGTTCGTCTACCAGGGCTCGGCCGGCGCGTCGGACATCTGGCCGCCCCAGGCGCCCGAGCGGCAATCTTTGAAGGCGATCTCGCTGATCCGCACCTCGAGCTCGGGAGAGGCCATCCTCCTGAGCGCCCGGCTCTGGCTCGAGCAACCGGCCCCGTGCGCCTATGACACCGTCCTGCGAGACTGCCGATGA
- a CDS encoding GspMb/PilO family protein: MILQGPPTARDAFIVTGAVAGCALGLGMLLATIAAPKAVETRARALEAQVPEIARLMRPGRGAATLQPGTICAGTPARQAQDLRAQLTSLAGERQLGLTALDVRIEPAADPRSKVTPIRFRFEVSGPYDGAIELLRRLAANRPMVFADTVDLSSQTSSVTLAFSGRVFCGE; encoded by the coding sequence GTGATCCTGCAGGGACCGCCGACGGCGCGCGACGCCTTCATCGTGACCGGGGCTGTGGCCGGCTGCGCGCTTGGATTGGGAATGCTGTTGGCGACGATCGCCGCGCCCAAGGCCGTCGAGACCCGCGCCAGGGCCCTGGAGGCCCAGGTTCCGGAGATCGCCCGTCTGATGCGGCCGGGCCGTGGGGCCGCGACCCTGCAGCCAGGCACGATTTGCGCGGGGACACCCGCTCGTCAGGCCCAGGATCTGCGGGCGCAGCTCACGAGCTTGGCGGGCGAGCGCCAGCTTGGCCTGACAGCGCTCGACGTGCGGATCGAGCCAGCGGCGGATCCGAGGTCCAAGGTTACTCCCATCCGCTTTCGCTTCGAGGTCTCGGGGCCTTACGACGGCGCGATCGAGCTGTTGCGCCGGCTGGCCGCCAACCGGCCCATGGTGTTCGCCGACACCGTCGATCTCAGTTCGCAGACCTCCAGTGTCACCTTGGCTTTCTCGGGGCGCGTGTTTTGCGGCGAGTGA
- the gspD gene encoding type II secretion system secretin GspD, translating to MILRNSAHAAIAGLVCLMAGLFGLAPASLAQARPPAESYAFAFQNAEIALVVQEVLGEAGVAYSIDPTITGRLTFRIEQRLTREQLIAALEAVLAANNIAMVRNGELLAITPQAKAKSTAGIRQDPRAIGLAGYEVVAIPLAYAQPTEVARALEAIAASDTVLYANDKLGLLLLGGSGAQLRAALDALKIFDQSAFQDSRIQWFELSQAQATTVAGELERIVQGAGLVGVTVVPLKRLNGVIVFGRSAEALAEIAKWVARLDTPGKEVSSTLWVYRPSHTSAEALARTLGGLLGTSSGQSLTPSTASAPMSSAAGATSAPVMALAMAGPGTGNTDEEVRIGVDRESNALLFFASPTRWVQVQRILGEIDRPQRQILIEASIIEVTLGRQFQFGVDWSVFSNDLQVSAVNNKTGVVAPSFPGLSITFLNNNIEAAVRALGSRSNIEVISAPKIIALDNRTARLQVGDQVPIVTQSAQSTNSSDAQVISSVDYRSTGVILTVTPRISGDNQLVLEVAQEVSSVSKTSTSGIDSPTIQQRRFESALILRNGGTVALGGLISTNKSSSNAGVPGLKDIPVLGSLFRSEGREQSRSELIVLLSATIIADAADADRAMTDLASDMRELRARGLLPTVTPQ from the coding sequence GTGATCTTGCGTAACAGCGCCCATGCGGCGATCGCGGGCCTGGTCTGTCTCATGGCGGGCCTGTTCGGGCTTGCGCCGGCCAGCCTGGCCCAGGCGCGGCCCCCAGCGGAGTCCTACGCCTTCGCCTTCCAGAACGCTGAGATCGCCCTGGTGGTCCAGGAGGTGCTGGGCGAGGCGGGCGTCGCCTATTCGATCGACCCGACCATCACCGGCCGGCTCACCTTCCGGATCGAGCAGCGACTGACCCGCGAGCAGCTGATCGCGGCCCTCGAAGCCGTGCTGGCGGCCAACAACATCGCCATGGTCCGAAACGGCGAGCTGCTGGCGATCACCCCGCAGGCCAAAGCCAAGTCCACCGCCGGGATCCGACAGGACCCACGGGCCATCGGTCTGGCCGGCTATGAGGTGGTGGCCATTCCGCTGGCCTACGCCCAGCCGACGGAGGTCGCCCGGGCCCTGGAAGCCATCGCCGCCTCCGACACCGTGCTCTACGCCAACGACAAGCTGGGCCTGCTGCTGCTCGGCGGGTCCGGCGCCCAGCTGCGCGCCGCCCTCGACGCCCTGAAGATCTTCGACCAGAGCGCCTTCCAGGACAGCCGGATCCAGTGGTTCGAGCTTTCCCAGGCCCAGGCCACGACCGTGGCGGGGGAGCTGGAGCGGATCGTCCAGGGCGCGGGCCTGGTCGGCGTGACCGTTGTGCCCCTCAAGCGGTTGAACGGGGTCATCGTCTTCGGGCGCTCGGCTGAAGCGCTGGCTGAGATCGCCAAATGGGTGGCCCGGCTCGACACGCCGGGCAAAGAGGTCTCCTCGACGCTCTGGGTCTATCGCCCGAGCCACACCTCCGCCGAGGCCCTGGCCCGGACCCTCGGCGGCCTCCTGGGAACCTCATCGGGACAGAGCCTCACCCCGTCGACCGCCTCCGCCCCGATGTCCTCGGCCGCCGGCGCGACTAGCGCGCCGGTCATGGCGCTCGCGATGGCCGGGCCCGGAACGGGCAACACCGATGAGGAGGTGCGGATCGGGGTTGATCGCGAGAGCAATGCGCTGCTGTTCTTCGCCTCGCCCACCCGCTGGGTGCAGGTGCAGCGGATCCTGGGCGAGATCGACCGGCCGCAACGCCAGATCCTGATCGAGGCCTCGATCATCGAGGTGACGCTGGGCCGACAGTTCCAGTTCGGGGTCGACTGGTCGGTGTTCTCCAACGACCTGCAGGTCAGCGCGGTGAACAACAAGACCGGGGTGGTCGCGCCGTCCTTCCCGGGCCTCTCCATCACCTTCCTGAACAACAACATCGAGGCCGCGGTGCGGGCGCTGGGTTCGCGCTCGAACATCGAGGTGATCTCGGCCCCGAAGATCATCGCCCTCGACAACCGCACCGCCCGCCTGCAGGTGGGCGATCAGGTGCCAATTGTCACCCAGTCGGCCCAGAGCACCAATTCGTCCGACGCCCAGGTGATCAGTTCGGTCGACTACCGCAGCACCGGGGTGATCCTGACCGTGACGCCGCGGATCAGCGGCGACAACCAGCTGGTGCTCGAGGTCGCCCAGGAGGTGAGCTCGGTTAGCAAGACCAGCACGTCGGGGATCGACTCGCCCACCATCCAGCAGCGGCGATTCGAGAGCGCGCTCATTCTGCGCAACGGCGGGACGGTGGCGCTGGGCGGGCTGATCAGCACCAACAAGTCCAGCTCCAACGCCGGCGTCCCGGGCCTGAAGGACATTCCCGTACTGGGCAGCCTGTTCCGCAGCGAGGGCCGCGAGCAGAGCCGCAGCGAACTTATCGTGCTGCTCAGCGCCACCATCATCGCCGACGCCGCCGACGCCGACCGGGCGATGACGGACTTGGCCTCCGACATGCGCGAGTTGAGGGCCCGTGGGCTGCTCCCGACCGTCACCCCGCAATAG
- the gspG gene encoding type II secretion system major pseudopilin GspG, producing MRRNTERRRLDGQAGYTLTEILVVMAIIGLIAAILTPGLVGQLGRARAKTAKLQLDSIAAGVEMFRSDVGRYPTEAEGLRALINQPGDVDGWTGPYIKDGKVLDDPWGNDVDYKSEQAGRSFVVKSLGADGRADGSGLDRDITAP from the coding sequence ATGCGCCGAAATACTGAGCGCCGCCGGCTAGATGGCCAGGCGGGCTACACCCTGACGGAAATCCTAGTAGTCATGGCGATCATCGGCCTGATCGCCGCGATCCTGACCCCCGGCCTGGTGGGTCAGCTCGGCCGCGCCCGCGCCAAGACCGCCAAGCTCCAGTTGGATTCGATCGCCGCCGGCGTGGAGATGTTTCGCTCCGACGTCGGCCGGTATCCGACCGAGGCCGAGGGATTGCGCGCCCTGATCAACCAGCCCGGCGACGTGGACGGCTGGACCGGCCCCTACATCAAGGACGGCAAGGTGCTGGACGATCCCTGGGGCAACGACGTCGACTACAAGAGCGAGCAGGCGGGGCGGAGCTTCGTGGTGAAGAGCCTGGGCGCCGACGGTCGCGCTGACGGCTCGGGCCTCGACCGCGACATCACCGCCCCATGA
- a CDS encoding A24 family peptidase has translation MTPAAPALVVAGLAGLALGSFSVTGAVRFERAGTARSARSACDRCAAPLGFAETLPLVSYLRQAGACRSCGGAIDPIHVVGEVAGCAVLVSAMFAEDPRRGLLIAALGLLLIASAAIDWRTQRLPDRLTVAMAAVGATLAWTASPDRLLEGLAAAGLTLAILLGLRAVRGRFAADPGLGLGDVKLLGALALWLGAATPWAVALAAGFGLLLGRIGRDAEGRIPFGPAIALGAWCVGVASEVSPWPMTA, from the coding sequence ATGACCCCGGCAGCCCCCGCCCTGGTCGTCGCGGGCCTGGCGGGCTTGGCGCTTGGAAGCTTCTCGGTGACCGGCGCGGTCCGCTTCGAACGCGCCGGGACGGCTCGGTCCGCCCGTTCGGCCTGCGACCGTTGCGCCGCGCCCCTGGGTTTCGCTGAGACCTTGCCGCTTGTCTCCTACCTGCGCCAGGCTGGCGCCTGCCGGAGCTGCGGCGGGGCCATCGACCCGATCCATGTGGTGGGCGAGGTCGCCGGATGCGCGGTCCTGGTGAGCGCGATGTTCGCCGAGGACCCACGACGCGGCCTGCTGATCGCGGCCCTCGGGCTCCTGCTGATCGCCTCGGCCGCCATCGACTGGCGCACCCAGCGCCTGCCAGACCGCCTGACTGTCGCCATGGCGGCCGTCGGCGCGACCCTCGCCTGGACCGCGTCGCCCGACCGCCTCCTCGAAGGGCTGGCCGCCGCCGGTTTGACCCTGGCGATCCTGCTCGGTCTGCGGGCCGTTCGAGGCCGGTTCGCCGCCGACCCAGGCCTGGGCCTTGGCGACGTGAAGCTCCTTGGAGCGCTGGCCCTCTGGCTGGGCGCGGCGACGCCCTGGGCGGTGGCCTTGGCCGCCGGCTTCGGGCTCCTGCTCGGACGGATCGGTCGAGACGCCGAGGGGCGTATTCCCTTCGGCCCCGCCAT